Proteins encoded by one window of Lathyrus oleraceus cultivar Zhongwan6 chromosome 1, CAAS_Psat_ZW6_1.0, whole genome shotgun sequence:
- the LOC127075747 gene encoding uncharacterized protein LOC127075747 — translation MGAGTDNVPPFIAAQLSHLLSHSRLTLKVDQMWSSDKYNFGFIDRFTLLIPYCLDFIKWDIVYDAESPTTPPDVIFGPEDEHFHPFHMTPSFEPDDNIDSFLSDWNYKDPARLLALIQFLRDQYVLYQGKRVGEVDDDRLKFEVSTIVSREGLEMHMSSAADKSEEVKFAVPLLDININKMVSGCSWRQLQKIYLQVVYPVGRKYMSASSAPRLKLVSSSELKALYSIDDVKLPHWVDGMCLAEYLPNLEEYLGKQVLEAVSLIDVRRNFIEALAGWLGRPVEADPIFCRKATFLSASGVFTFLVHFLIPTQFPKQQPAIILQSSQHFNSQMAPMKSRPISDYPWSPRWEPSLMAERTCEFLADEALNFKRQCSEGQVQL, via the exons ATGGGTGCAGGTACCGATAACGTCCCTCCCTTCATCGCCGCTCAACTCAGTCACCTCCTCTCTCATTCCCGTCTCACCCTCAAG GTTGATCAAATGTGGTCCAGCGACAAATACAATTTCGGATTCATCGATCGATTCACCCTCCTCATTCCATATTGCTTAGACTTCATCAAAT GGGATATTGTATACGACGCTGAGTCTCCTACTACTCCACCCGATGTCATTTTCGGCCCTGAAGATGAACATTTTCATCCCTTTCATATGACACCTTCTTTTGAACCTGATGATAATATCGACTCCTTCTTGTCTGATTGGAATTACAAAGACCCCGCACGTCTCTTGGCTCTTATTCAATTCTTGAG GGATCAATATGTGCTGTATCAAGGGAAGCGTGTCGGAGAAGTTGATGATGATAGGTTGAAATTTGAAGTCAGCACTATTGTTTCCAGGGAG GGACTAGAAATGCATATGAGTTCTGCTGCTGACAAG TCTGAGGAGGTTAAATTTGCGGTGCCCCTACTGGACATTAACATAAACAAGATGGTGTCTGGCTGTTCCTGGAGACAATTACAGAAGATATACTTGCAA GTTGTATATCCTGTTGGGAGAAAATATATGTCTGCCTCTTCAGCTCCTCGCCTGAAGTTAGTATCTTCTTCTGAGTTGAAAGCCCTATATTCCATCGATGACGTCAAGCTGCCTCATTGGGTGGATGGGAT GTGCTTGGCAGAATATCTTCCAAATCTAGAAGAATATCTTGGGAAACAG GTCCTTGAGGCTGTTTCATTAATTGATGTTAGAAGGAACTTTATTGAAGCGTTGGCCGGTTGGTTAGGAAGGCCAGTTGAAGCTGATCCT ATCTTTTGCAGAAAGGCAACTTTTCTGTCTGCTTCTGGAGTTTTTACATTTCTG GTACACTTCCTAATTCCAACTCAGTTTCCAAAGCAACAGCCAGCTATTATTCTTCAAAGTTCACAG CATTTTAATTCACAAATGGCACCTATGAAGTCACGTCCTATTTCTGATTATCCATGGAGTCCAAGATGGGAACCATCACTGATGGCTGAACGAACTTG TGAGTTTCTGGCAGACGAGGCCTTGAATTTCAAGAGGCAGTGCAGCGAGGGTCAAGTTCAACTATAA